From one Asterias amurensis chromosome 14, ASM3211899v1 genomic stretch:
- the LOC139947333 gene encoding beta-1 adrenergic receptor-like: protein MSTVNNINSTSTDYEGLSPVLIALRTCFIAIIALLIISGNILSIAVIRRVTNLADSTKILMTSLAVSDLSLGLFTLPYVVASGLDRWPFGDIVCEFVTIYSLSCFAMSVLSIISINIERFLAVTRPYKFPVWCTSSRVKKAVVFLALLSLCVGLSSKLASQVSAEFCDVLQVCYYIKATPFVITCTLILGDIFPTLLMSYIYYRLIKISRQHEQRLNQNGNIEANNNHDNKALKTFLVVTLTFAGCYTPFLTLQTAMYLPGVSTPEWLQFLTAWLLTSNSMFNVIIYYLFNKAFRQKAKKILLERFPCCNRAVGPFEMVS from the coding sequence ATGTCAACTGTGAATAATATAAACTCTACATCCACAGACTATGAAGGTCTGTCCCCAGTCCTCATCGCACTCCGTACTTGTTTCATCGCCATCATTGCACTGCTGATTATATCGGGGAATATTCTCTCAATTGCCGTGATACGCCGTGTAACCAACTTAGCTGACAGCACCAAGATTCTGATGACGTCACTAGCTGTATCTGACTTGTCTCTTGGATTGTTCACGTTACCCTATGTTGTAGCATCTGGTTTGGACAGGTGGCCTTTTGGTGATATTGTTTGCGAATTTGTCACTATTTATAGTTTATCCTGTTTCGCAATGTCCGTACTTTCGATAATTTCTATTAACATTGAACGGTTCCTGGCTGTAACCCGACCCTACAAGTTTCCTGTGTGGTGTACATCATCTCGAGTCAAAAAGGCTGTGGTTTTCCTGGCATTACTCAGTTTATGTGTTGGGTTATCTTCAAAATTAGCGTCGCAGGTGTCTGCAGAGTTTTGTGATGTTCTGCAAGTATGCTATTATATAAAAGCCACACCATTTGTTATCACTTGTACCCTTATTCTTGGAGATATATTCCCTACATTATTGATGTCATATATTTACTATCGATTGATTAAAATCAGTCGCCAACATGAACAGCGACTGAATCAAAATGGCAACATTGAGGCAAACAATAATCATGACAACAAAGCTCTCAAGACATTCCTTGTTGTTACGTTGACATTTGCTGGATGCTACACACCATTTTTAACCCTGCAAACGGCGATGTATTTACCAGGAGTGTCCACTCCAGAATGGCTGCAATTTCTAACAGCTTGGTTGTTAACCAGCAACAGTATGTTCAATGTCATCATCTACTACCTCTTTAATAAGGCATTTCGTCAAAAAGCTAAGAAAATCCTTTTAGAAAGATTTCCCTGTTGCAACAGAGCGGTTGGTCCATTTGAAATGGTAtcttaa
- the LOC139947511 gene encoding beta-1 adrenergic receptor-like encodes MNSTSADYLGLSPVLIALRTCFIAIIALLIISGNILSIAVTRRVTNLADSTKVLMTSLAVSDLLVGFLSLFYTIASALDKWPFGNMGCQIFVICSTACFIMSINSLTFLNIERYIAITRPYKFTLWCTRRRAITIVAMSSILCLSVGPLSMVLLNRSAEYFEGPTICFFSNTSPVFSITNLLVGDLYPTFLMVFIYYRLIKISRQHEQRLNQNGNNEANNNHNKALKTFLVVTLTFFGCYTPFLLVNAAESFTGVPSPNWLQFLTAWLNTSNSMFNVWIYCLFNSSFRQVAKTILLKTFPCRDRSVAPVVT; translated from the coding sequence ATGAACTCCACATCCGCAGACTATTTGGGTCTGTCCCCAGTCCTCATCGCACTCCGTACTTGTTTCATCGCCATCATTGCACTGCTGATTATTTCTGGGAATATTCTTTCAATTGCCGTGACACGCCGTGTAACCAACTTAGCTGACAGCACCAAGGTTCTGATGACATCGCTGGCTGTATCCGACCTTCTGGTTGGTTTCCTATCACTGTTCTATACTATCGCATCTGCTCTAGATAAATGGCCTTTTGGGAATATGGGATGTCAGATATTCGTGATTTGTTCTACAGCGTGTTTCATCATGTCGATAAACTCACTGACTTTTCTGAATATTGAACGCTATATAGCTATCACCAGGCCATATAAATTCACATTATGGTGTACGAGACGTCGTGCAATAACAATCGTAGCTATGTCATCAATACTTTGTTTGTCCGTTGGACCGTTGTCGATGGTTTTACTCAACCGTTCTGCAGAATATTTTGAAGGGCCGACGATCTGCTTTTTTAGTAACACCTCGCCTGTTTTCAGCATCACAAACCTTCTTGTTGGAGATCTGTACCCTACATTTTTGATGGTATTCATTTACTATCGTTTGATTAAAATCAGTCGCCAACATGAGCAGCGACTGAATCAAAATGGCAACAATGAGGCAAACAATAATCACAACAAAGCTCTCAAGACATTCCTTGTTGTTACGTTGACATTTTTTGGATGTTACACGCCATTTTTGCTTGTCAATGCAGCCGAGTCTTTTACAGGTGTACCTAGCCCAAACTGGCTGCAATTTCTTACAGCATGGTTAAACACTTCAAACAGTATGTTCAATGTGTGGATTTACTGTCTCTTCAATTCATCTTTTCGTCAAGTGGCAAAGACAATTTTATTGAAGACATTTCCCTGTCGTGACAGGTCAGTTGCACCCGTTGTTACTTAA
- the LOC139947334 gene encoding retinoschisin-like: MAVLSGLIFLLLEMFLEVSASYSVSGLYRWVWYQPVEHHALLGQSFMNVSGISAVRCSVRCLSHHGCFSFNYDHIDQVCQMNNASAEHVSDNLQGMLNVSYYDATAKPMSCQNNYVSSQGKSCPVKVCLGFEKLGLEDGSIPDESLSASSNWEFTDKSTPTGGRLNKIPQDDGIMGGWAPRTADANQWIQVDLCNPTYVTGVLTQGRHDFPNAQQWVTKYRVQFEPPSPACLVDVKHQLGQTQIFNGNTDKHSIVERRFFKPVLAVKIRIVPVEWNEYICLRFELLGCQ, encoded by the exons ATGGCCGTGCTGAGTGGTTTGATTTTCCTCTTgcttgagatgtttcttgaggTTTCAGCGTCTTATAGTGTGAGTGGTCTTTACCGATGGGTCTGGTACCAGCCGGTAGAGCACCACGCCCTACTAGGCCAGTCCTTCATGAATGTCTCGGGCATCTCTGCCGTCAGATGTTCAGTTCGGTGTCTCAGCCATCATGGATGTTTCTCTTTCAACTACGATCACATCGATCAAGTCTGTCAGATGAACAACGCAAGTGCTGAGCACGTCTCTGACAACCTTCAAGGAATGCTGAATGTGTCGTACTACGATGCAACTGCAAAACCAATGTCCTGTCAG AATAATTATGTTTCTAGCCAAGGAAAGAGCTGTCCTGTGAAGGTCTGTTTGGGTTTTG AGAAACTTGGTCTTGAAGATGGTTCGATTCCCGATGAGAGTCTCTCCGCATCAAGTAACTGGGAATTCACAGATAAGAGTACACCGACTGGTGGCCGTCTCAACAAGATACCGCAGGATGATGGCATCATGGGCGGGTGGGCACCTAGGACTGCGGATGCCAACCAGTGGATACAGGTGGATTTATGCAACCCGACCTACGTCACTGGGGTACTCACACAGGGGCGTCATGATTTCCCCAACGCCCAACAGTGGGTGACCAAGTACAGAGTGCAGTTCGAACCGCCCTCACCGGCATGTCTTGTTGATGTGAAGCACCAACTTGGTCAAACTCAG ATATTCAATGGCAACACCGATAAACACAGCATCGTGGAGAGGCGCTTCTTCAAGCCCGTCTTGGCGGTCAAGATACGCATCGTGCCCGTTGAGTGGAATGAATACATCTGCCTGCGTTTCGAGCTGCTTGGCTGCCAGTAG
- the LOC139947607 gene encoding beta-1 adrenergic receptor-like: protein MSTVNMNSTSTYSVGLSPVLIALRTCFIAIIALLIISGNILSIAVTHRVTSLADSTKVLMTSLAVSDLMVGFCALVSVVASALDSWPFGDVGCDLINFFFIWCFAMSTISIISINIERFIAITRPYKFPMWCSRSRIKLVVLFLSLLALCFSTSSKISLQVSAEFNNIQQVCEYANVPTYPLVLTLLLGDIFPTILMSYIYYRLIKISRQHEQRLNQNGNNEANNNHDNKALKTFLVVTLTFSGCYTPFLTMQIVRSLPGKFIPDGLQFFTLWLVVSNSMFNVIIYCLFNKVFRQTAKKILFETFPCCKRSIAPVEVHL, encoded by the coding sequence ATGTCAACTGTGAACATGAACTCTACATCCACATACTCTGTGGGTCTGTCCCCAGTCCTCATCGCACTCCGTACTTGTTTCATCGCCATCATTGCACTGCTGATTATATCTGGGAATATTCTTTCAATTGCCGTGACACACCGGGTAACCAGCTTAGCTGACAGCACCAAGGTTCTGATGACATCACTGGCTGTATCCGATCTCATGGTTGGATTTTGTGCACTAGTCAGTGTTGTAGCATCTGCTCTGGACAGCTGGCCTTTTGGTGATGTGGGCTGCGATCTGATAAACTTTTTCTTCATTTGGTGCTTCGCAATGTCCACAATTTCGATAATTTCTATTAACATTGAACGGTTTATAGCTATAACCCGACCCTACAAGTTTCCTATGTGGTGTAGTAGATCCCGGATTAAACTGGTTGTGCTTTTCTTGTCATTGCTCGCTTTATGTTTTAGTACATCTTCTAAGATTTCATTACAAGTATCTGCAGAATTTAATAACATACAGCAAGTATGTGAATATGCGAACGTCCCAACATACCCTTTGGTGTTAACTCTTCTTTTGGGGGATATATTTCCAACAATATTGATGTCATATATTTACTATCGTTTGATTAAAATCAGTCGCCAACATGAGCAGCGCCTGAATCAAAACGGCAACAACGAGGCAAACAATAATCATGACAACAAAGCTCTCAAGACATTCCTTGTTGTTACGTTGACATTTTCTGGATGTTACACACCTTTTTTAACCATGCAAATTGTGAGGTCATTACCAGGAAAGTTTATTCCAGATGGGCTGCAGTTTTTTACATTGTGGTTGGTGGTCAGCAACAGTATGTTCAATGTCATCATCTACTGTCTCTTCAATAAGGTATTTCGTCAAACAGCTAAGAAAATCCTCTTTGAGACATTTCCCTGTTGCAAAAGATCGATCGCCCCAGTTGAAGTTCACCTATAG
- the LOC139947336 gene encoding histamine H2 receptor-like, translated as MNINSTFTDSVGLSPVLIALRTCFIAIIALLIISGNILSIAVTRRVTSLADSTKVLMTSLAVSDLLVGFCAVVSVVASALDSWPFGEVGCEVVSMLSPICFLMSVLSIVGLNIERFLAVTRPYKFPVWCSRFRIQTAVIFQAILSLCLSFVAKFGFHVPLQFDNTLQICEYVNAPPLMRMSNLLIIVILPTLLMSYIYYRLIKISRQHEQRLNQNGNNEANYNHDNKALKTFLVVTLTFAGCYTPNLTLETLMSLSGVSAPGWLQFLSLWLVVSNSMFNVIIYCLFNKVFRQTAKKIISETFPCCNRSVAPIEIN; from the coding sequence ATGAATATTAACTCTACATTCACAGACTCTGTGGGTCTGTCCCCAGTCCTCATCGCACTCCGTACTTGTTTCATCGCCATCATTGCACTGCTGATTATATCTGGGAATATTCTTTCAATTGCCGTGACACGCCGGGTAACCAGCTTAGCTGACAGCACCAAGGTTCTGATGACATCACTGGCTGTATCCGATCTCCTGGTTGGATTCTGTGCAGTAGTCAGTGTTGTAGCATCTGCTCTGGACAGCTGGCCTTTTGGTGAAGTGGGCTGCGAAGTGGTCAGCATGTTGTCCCCAATATGTTTCTTAATGTCAGTACTGTCAATTGTTGGTCTTAACATAGAACGGTTCCTAGCTGTAACCCGACCTTACAAGTTTCCTGTGTGGTGTAGCAGATTTCGGATCCAAACGGCCGTGATTTTCCAAGCAATTCTCAGTTTGTGTTTAAGTTTTGTCGCCAAATTTGGGTTCCATGTTCCTCTACAATTTGATAATACTCTGCAAATTTGCGAGTATGTGAACGCTCCACCTCTTATGCGTATGAGTAACCTACTTATAATAGTAATACTTCCTACATTATTGATGTCATATATTTACTATCGTTTGATTAAGATCAGTCGCCAACATGAACAGCGACTGAATCAAAATGGTAACAATGAGGCAAACTATAATCATGACAACAAAGCTCTCAAGACTTTCCTTGTTGTTACTTTGACATTTGCTGGATGCTACACACCAAATCTAACCTTGGAAACATTGATGTCATTATCAGGAGTATCTGCTCCAGGTTGGCTGCAGTTTCTTTCATTGTGGTTGGTGGTCAGCAACAGTATGTTTAATGTCATCATCTACTGTCTCTTCAATAAGGTGTTTCGTCAAACAGCTAAGAAAATTATCTCAGAGACATTCCCCTGTTGCAACAGATCGGTCGCTCCAATTGAAATTAATTGA